A window of Fusarium falciforme chromosome 1, complete sequence genomic DNA:
TGTCCTCTACCAACCGCCCCACGTTGGCAATGTGGCTGTCGTCGTTCTCGACGGGGAGGTCCTGCTCCACCTGGCGTGTCATGTTGCCGCTCAGATCCATCTCACCGAGGTTTCCGCCCGCGGTCGCCAGCGTCAGGATCACGGTCGACGTGAGCTTGTAGTGGGTGCTTCGGCCTCGCTCAATGGCCTCGAAAACGTGGATCGAGTCCCAGACTCCCTCGGTGCTGCCGCCCTGCGGTGAAGCTAGAGACAAAGACGTGGATTAGCTTGGGCGCACTCCAGTTTCATGGATGATGTGACAGAAGTGCAGACGAAGACAGGCTATTCAGTCGGTGGGGGGTCCTACCTTTCTTCAGAAGCACCACACCTGCGAACCCATCGTCGAGGTTCCAGAAGTAGACGCTGCTCACACCACCCTCGTAGTACAGCTCGCGGTAAAGGTCGAATGCCtcgttggccttgacctccaTCTTGCGGACGCGCTCACTCGGGATGGCACCCTCGCCGGCGCCCTCACTGCCCCCAGCGCCTACGCCGCCTACACCGCTCTCGTCCAGGGGCGGGTCGAACTGGTTAGACCAGGGGGAGCGGTAGCTGTCGCCATCGCGGTTGTAGTCGCAGAGCAGGTAGTCGCGGCCGGTCTGCTTGCAGCGGCGGATGGTGAGGGGTTGATCGACCGACGAGAGGAGGTCTTCGGTCAGGTCCGGAGCGAGCgagatgatggcgttgaggTGGTCGGTCGTCTGCTTGGGGTTGAGACGGCGAAGGAGGTCGCTGAGGAGAGATGGACGCATCAGCCTGCGTCATTGCGCAGGGGGGAGAAGGGATGATACTCACAGAGCCGAGTCAAAGGGATCGACGGCCATGGTTGCGACGTTACTTG
This region includes:
- a CDS encoding F-actin-capping protein subunit beta, whose translation is MAVDPFDSALDLLRRLNPKQTTDHLNAIISLAPDLTEDLLSSVDQPLTIRRCKQTGRDYLLCDYNRDGDSYRSPWSNQFDPPLDESGVGGVGAGGSEGAGEGAIPSERVRKMEVKANEAFDLYRELYYEGGVSSVYFWNLDDGFAGVVLLKKASPQGGSTEGVWDSIHVFEAIERGRSTHYKLTSTVILTLATAGGNLGEMDLSGNMTRQVEQDLPVENDDSHIANVGRLVEDMELKMRNLLQEVYFGKAKDVVGDLRSIGSLSEGARDREAQRELIGSMRK